One window of Pelmatolapia mariae isolate MD_Pm_ZW linkage group LG18, Pm_UMD_F_2, whole genome shotgun sequence genomic DNA carries:
- the nadkb gene encoding NAD kinase b, with protein MENSETSPPSRPLAVPDRAMLRPSAPLGQMSESPRASKHREHSSKSPRKRRDGKRSQRRGGDHEQLLWEIERRRLPGQHEHLEPCSSASDTAESSPKRRAHFLHGPYPATHFGPKACILPNPTSVMHIQDPASQRLTWNKPPVNVLVIRKIRDESLAEPFKELCRFLVEEKQMMVYVERRVADDATLSKDEAFGSIRNQLCTFREGYDDISDCIDLIICLGGDGTLLYASSLFQGSVPPVMAFHLGSLGFLTPFKFESYKTEVAKVFEGNAAITLRSRLKVKVVKDMLQRTGEQPYSGGPQQQLEHNGLLPHGHTNTDAGKVTLQLQVLNEVVVDRGPSSYLSNVDLYLDGRLITSVQGDGLIVSTPTGSTAYAAAAGASMIHPNVPAIMVTPICPHSLSFRPIVVPAGVELMITLSPDARNTAWVSFDGRKRQEIQHGDCIKITTSCYPVPSICCHDLVYDWFESLAQCLHWNVRKRQARLADTSDSSDTEN; from the exons ATGGAAAATTCAGAGACCAGTCCTCCATCGAGGCCCCTGGCAGTGCCGGACAGAGCCATGTTGCGACCCTCCGCCCCACTCGGTCAGATGTCAGAGTCACCCAGGGCCTCTAAGCACAGGGAGCACTCGTCCAAGTCACCAAGGAAACGACGGGATGGGAAGAGGTCGCAGCGACGGGGGGGCGATCATGAACAGCTGCTGTGGGAGATCGAGCGCCGAAGGTTGCCAGGCCAACACGAGCACTTGGAGCCCTGCAGTTCAGCAAGCGACACAGCGGAAAGTTCTCCTAAGAG AAGAGCCCACTTTCTACATGGACCGTATCCAGCCACTCACTTCGGACCCAAAGCCTGCATTCTTCCCAACCCAACTTCAGTCAT GCACATCCAAGACCCGGCCAGCCAGAGGCTCACCTGGAACAAACCTCCAGTGAATGTGCTTGTCATCAGGAAAATCAGAGATGAGAGCCTGGCTGAACCTTTCAAAGAGCTCTGCAGGTTTCTAGTAGAG GAGAAGCAGATGATGGTGTACGTGGAGCGCAGGGTCGCAGATGACGCCACGCTGTCGAAGGACGAGGCATTCGGCTCCATCCGTAATCAGCTCTGCACCTTCAGAGAGG GTTACGATGATATATCCGACTGCATCGATCTCATCATTTGTCTGGGTGGCGACGGGACTTTGCTTTACGCCTCTTCGCTCTTCCAG GGAAGTGTCCCTCCAGTCATGGCATTCCACCTTGGCTCTCTGGGCTTTCTGACGCCGTTCAAGTTTGAGTCATACAAGACTGAAGTAGCCAAAGTGTTTGAAG GCAACGCGGCAATCACTCTGCGCAGTCGTCTGAAGGTGAAGGTGGTGAAGGACATGCTTCAGAGAACAGGAGAGCAGCCGTACAGCGGAGGGCCACAGCAACAGCTGGAGCACAATGGACTCCTTCCTCATGGACACACCAACACCGATGCTGGCAAGGTCACCCTGCAGCTACAG GTGTTGAATGAGGTGGTGGTGGATCGAGGACCCTCCTCCTACCTGTCCAACGTGGACTTGTACCTTGATGGACGACTCATCACCTCAGTGCAGGGAGACG GTTTGATTGTGTCCACACCTACAGGCAGCACGGCGTACGCGGCTGCAGCAGGAGCCTCTATGATCCATCCCAATGTCCCTGCCATCATGGTCACTCCCATTTGCCCCCACTCGCTCTCTTTCAGGCCCATCGTGGTTCCTGCTGGGGTGGAGCTCATG ATCACGTTGTCCCCTGATGCCAGGAACACTGCCTGGGTGTCGTTTGATGGCAGGAAGAGGCAAGAGATCCAGCACGGAGACTG TATTAAGATCACGACCTCCTGTTACCCGGTGCCGTCGATCTGTTGTCACGACCTGGTGTATGACTGGTTTGAAAGTCTGGCTCAGTGTTTGCACTGGAACGTACGCAAGAGGCAGGCCCGACTCGCAGACACCTCTGACTCGTCAGACACAGAAAACTGA
- the sec62 gene encoding translocation protein SEC62: protein MAERRRHKKRIQEVSEPTKEEKAVAKYLRFNCPTKSTNMMGHRVDYFIASKAVDCLLDSKWAKAKKGEEALFTTRESAVDYCNRLLKKQFFHRALKVMKKKTEKDAKKEKEKEKPKSDSSKEEEKKGKKEKEKKKEPEAVETKKEKSDDSPGTPKKKKEVKKKFKLEPHEDQLFLDGNEVYVWIYDPVHFKTFAMGLILVIAVIAATLFPLWPAEMRVGVYYLSVAAGCFVASILLLAVARCILFLIIWLVTGGRHHFWFLPNLTADVGFIDSFRPLYTHEYKGPRGSEKKGTDKSDEKDGGTSTKAQKSDSDEKSDSEKKDGYEEEEEDEEESKEVGREESKEAEEGTEERQSDTDSDRREDEGSQHSNGNDFEMITREELEQHTEEEEDEETQERKEGFGSETKPQTAQT, encoded by the exons GAGGTGAGCGAGCCCACCAAGGAGGAGAAGGCGGTGGCCAAGTACCTTCGGTTTAACTGCCCCACCAAGTCGACAAACATGATGGGCCACCGAGTCGACTACTTCATTG CCTCCAAGGCTGTGGACTGTCTGCTGGACTCCAAGTGGGCCAAAGCCAAGAAGGGAGAGGAGGCTCTGTTCACCACCAGGGAGTCAGCAGTGGATTACTGCAATAG GCTTCTAAAGAAACAGTTCTTCCACCGAGCTCTCAAggtgatgaagaaaaaaacagagaaggacgccaagaaagaaaaggagaaggaaAAGCCCAAGAGTGACAGCAgcaaagaagaggagaaaaaagggaagaaagagaaagagaagaagaaagaaccCGAGGCAGTTGAAACTAAGAAAGAGAAAAGT GATGACAGTCCTGGGACCcccaaaaagaagaaagaggtgaagaagaagtTTAAATTGGAGCCTCACGAGGATCAGCTGTTCCTGGATGGAAATGAG GTGTACGTGTGGATTTATGATCCCGTCCACTTCAAGACGTTTGCGATGGGTCTGATTCTCG TTATTGCGGTGATAGCGGCCACACTGTTTCCGTTGTGGCCAGCTGAAATGCGTGTTGGAGTGTATTATCTAAGTGTTGCAGCTGGCTGCTTTGTGGCCAGCATCCTGCTTCTAGCTGTCG CTCGCTGCATTCTCTTCCTCATTATCTGGCTGGTGACTGGCGGGCGCCATCACTTCTGGTTCCTGCCCAACCTGACAGCAGACGTTGGTTTCATCGACTCGTTCAGGCCGCTCTACACCCATGAATACAAGGGACCTCGAGGCAGCGAGAAGAAGGGCACAGACAAGTCAGACGAGAAGGACGGCGGCACTTCCACCAAGGCTCAGAAGTCAGACAGCGACGAGAAGTCGGACAGCGAAAAGAAGGACGGCtacgaggaagaggaggaggatgaagaggagagtAAAGAGGTAGGGCGGGAGGAGAGTAAGGAAGCGGAGGAGGGAACAGAGGAACGTCAGTCAGACACAGACAGCGACCGCCGAGAGGATGAAGGCTCACAGCACAGCAACGGAAACGACTTTGAGATGATCACCAGGGAGGAGCTGGAGCAGCACacggaggaagaggaagatgaagagACACAAGAGAGGAAAGAAGGGTTTGGGAGTGAGACTAAACCTCAGACTGCTCAAACATAA